In Crassostrea angulata isolate pt1a10 chromosome 6, ASM2561291v2, whole genome shotgun sequence, a genomic segment contains:
- the LOC128189944 gene encoding suppressor of tumorigenicity 14 protein homolog: protein MKNHGESCVRIVAFFLTFSSSFGFYLIADYYMDPDLGNAFGGVCNKRVEDACAYLSSHLDLFGFSDYSSNVDCTMVFDAGKMAGAKFKFEWQYFNVEPSTDCTKDYLAIYDADMNAINSTNLVGKFCGLHGVSFNGTPTDRYMTMVFHTDGSGTKSGFKLRATRYEPSPCQSEEFYCNDTLATDICIDDRLVCDGTRHCSDNSDELNCSFLDELLGTFFALGLGGMVMSGVFCIAGCAGIWTVVGALTCCKKCCVKCCCCWPCCKKCKGGAGNSKVEPGMEMGDRDDEDFSPPPTYRETTKLEEDVEWDDVEDEVQKDDAAGIGSDDPRNNLADVE from the exons ATTACATGGATCCCGATTTAGGAAATGCATTTGGGGGAGTTTGCAATAAACGGGTGGAAGACGCTTGCGCATACCTGAGCAGCCACTTGGATTTGTTCGGGTTTTCGGACTACAGCAGCAACGTGGATTGCACGATGGTGTTCGATGCTGGCAAAATGGCTGGCGccaaattcaaatttgaatggCAATACTTCAATGTAGAACCATCAACCGATTGTACAAAAGATTACCTGGCCATTTACGATGCTGACATGAACGCCATAAACTCCACAAATCTTGTCGGCAAATTTTGTGGGCTTCATGGCGTCAGCTTCAATGGGACACCCACAGATCGCTACATGACCATGGTGTTCCATACTGATGGCTCGGGCACCAAGAGTGGTTTTAAACTCAGAGCAACCCGTTACGAACCCT CGCCCTGTCAGTCTGAGGAATTCTACTGTAATGACACGCTGGCCACGGACATCTGTATCGACGACCGCTTGGTCTGTGACGGAACCAGGCACTGCAGCGACAACTCGGACGAACTCAACTGCTCCT TTCTTGACGAGTTGCTGGGGACCTTCTTTGCTCTGGGGCTGGGAGGAATGGTGATGTCCGGCGTATTCTGTATCGCGGGTTGCGCCGGTATATGGACCGTCGTCGGCGCCTTGACCTGCTGCAAGAAATGTTGCGTCAAATGCTGCTGTTGCTGGCCGTGTTGCAAAAAATGCAAAG GTGGCGCTGGAAACTCGAAGGTTGAGCCTGGCATGGAGATGGGAGACCGTGATGACGAAGACTTCTCTCCCCCACCCACGTACCGAGAGACCACCAAACTAGAGGAAGACGTTGAATGGGATGATGTAGAGGATGAGGTTCAGAAAGACGATGCCGCAGGGATTGGGAGCGATGACCCGCGTAATAACCTCGCCGATGTAGAGTAG